The Penicillium digitatum chromosome 6, complete sequence genome contains the following window.
CCTCTGTCATCAATGGCATGGGCCCCAAAACCCCCGAGCGTGCTCGCGTGGTCTTGGGTTCTCTGATCAAGCACATCCACGACTTCGCTCGTGAGGTCGAACTGACTCCCGCCGAGTGGATGCTCGGCGTTGAGTTCATCAACTCGATCGGCCAAATCAGCACTCCGATCCGCAACGAAGGTCACCGCATTTGCGACGTGATCGGCCTAGAGTCGTAAGTTTCACGCCCGAGTTGTATTTTGGGGGGTGTTTTTTGAAAAATACAAAAACGAAGAACACggagaaaaaggaagaaggaaAGCTAACTGATCTCACTAGTCTCGTCGATGAGATCGCCAATAAGATCGTCACCGAGGACGGTGTAGCCCCTACCTCCAATGTCATTCTTGGCCCCTTCTGGTCTCCAAACGCTCCCTTCCGCGCTCTCGGCGACAGCATCATCCAAGACCCGAATCCCAATGGCCGTGTCACTTTCATGCACGGTGTCATCAGGGACATGGAAAGTGGAAATCCGATCGTCGGCGCAGTTCTGGACATCTGGCAAGCATCGGCCAACGGCCAATACGATTTCCAGGACCCTGCCCAGACCGACAACAACCTTCGCGGCAAGTTCCGATCGAATGAGAAGGGAGAATTCAACTGGTACTGCTACCACCCCACTCCTTACTCCCTGCCGACCGACGGCCCCGCCGGTGTTCTGCTCAACCTCATGGACCGCTCGCCTATGCGTCCCGCTCACATCCACCTGATGATCACTCACCCGGAATACGCGACCGTAATCAACCAGATCTACCCCAGCGATGATCCCCACCTCGCCATTGACTCCGTCTTCGCTGTCAAAGATGATCTCGTTGTGGAGTTTAAGCCCAAGACCAACGACCCCAAGGCTACCCTCGACTTAGAGTACAACGTGAAGATGGCCCTCAAGAAGCACCACCCTAACCCCAACTCTGCTCCTCCCGTATCCTCTTTTGAGCGTCACTCGAAGGCGGCTAAGGAGGCTCAGGCCCAGGGAAAGCTTTAAGCGGGTGAAAAAATGATTGCACAAATGGGACGGCGTTCAACAATACTCATGTACATATAGCATTTACTTGAATTTCCACGAGATAATCTCTCACGTTTTCACGATTCATTTGTCTGTTTCGTTACAATCTCGCACCTTGCTGTCGCGTAGAAAGCCCGTGCTACCCACGGTGCAATTTCAAGGCTCGCACCCTGGCCAGGCACGTGTAACCTTCTAGATGGCGTCGATCTCCCGCAATGTAGCCCACATCTTGACTTGCATGAGCCCGCCTGCATGACAACTCTGGCCTGGAATCCGGGGGTTAGCACATCTTAGCCAGTAAGATTTAACGCCGGCCTGGCCACTAAACATTCTTCCGCCAATCAAGATAT
Protein-coding sequences here:
- a CDS encoding Catechol dioxygenase, putative, whose amino-acid sequence is MPSTRQFDPTFTASVINGMGPKTPERARVVLGSLIKHIHDFAREVELTPAEWMLGVEFINSIGQISTPIRNEGHRICDVIGLESLVDEIANKIVTEDGVAPTSNVILGPFWSPNAPFRALGDSIIQDPNPNGRVTFMHGVIRDMESGNPIVGAVLDIWQASANGQYDFQDPAQTDNNLRGKFRSNEKGEFNWYCYHPTPYSLPTDGPAGVLLNLMDRSPMRPAHIHLMITHPEYATVINQIYPSDDPHLAIDSVFAVKDDLVVEFKPKTNDPKATLDLEYNVKMALKKHHPNPNSAPPVSSFERHSKAAKEAQAQGKL